The region AGGTCTGAAAGCGGTTTTAACTCGTACCCTCAATTCCGTTGCCCGTAAACGCAATAAATTGAAGGAAGGGGATAGTAATTTAGGCGGGGAAAATATTCGGGAAGGCCTGACCGGTGTTATTTCCGTTAAAGTGCCCGATCCAGAATTTGAAGGACAAACCAAAACTAAATTAGGTAACACGGAAGTCCGGGGTATTGTTGACACCCTAGTGGGGGAAGCTCTAACGGAGTTTTTGGAATTTAATCCTGGGGTTGCCGACTCCATTATAGAAAAAGCAGTACAGGCCTTTAAAGCGGCGGAAGCGGCGCGTCGCGCCAGGGAATTAGTACGCCGTAAATCAGTTTTAGAGTCTTCAACTTTACCAGGCAAACTAGCAGATTGTAGCTCCAAAGATCCCTCGGAATCGGAAATTTTTATCGTCGAGGGCGATAGTGCCGGCGGAAGTGCAAAGCAAGGAAGAGATCGCCGTTTTCAAGCAATTCTGCCTTTGCGAGGCAAGATTTTAAATATTGAAAAAACTGACGATGCCAAGATTTATAAAAACACTGAAATTCAAGCCTTAATTACAGCCTTGGGTCTGGGCATTAAAGGGGATGATTTTGATATAGCTTCTCTGCGCTATCATAGGGTCGTCATAATGACTGACGCTGATGTCGATGGGGCGCACATACGCACTCTTTTGTTGACTTTCTTTTACCGTTATCAGCGGGATTTAGTAGACCAAGGTTACATCTATATCGCCTGTCCACCGTTGTACAAACTGGAGCGGGGTAAAAACCACTTCTACTGTTATTCTGACCGGGAATTGCAGGGGCAAATTAGTCAATTTCCTCCCAATGCTAATTACACTATCCAGCGGTTTAAAGGTTTAGGGGAAATGATGCCCCAACAACTTTGGGATACCACAATGAATCCAGAAAGTCGCACCATGAAGCGGGTTCACATTGAGGATGCCGCTGAAGCCGATCGCATTTTTACGGTGTTGATGGGTGATCGGGTTGCTCCCCGGCGGGAATTCATTGAAACCTATGGCACTAAGTTAGATCTGACCGATTTGGATATCTAACCCTTTTTTCCAAGGACTTTAGGCATAGTTTCGGCGCTGTGCCTAGGGTCAGGGGTATTTCATTAACGAACAGAAAAAAGCAAGGTCGACATTGGCGATCACCAAAAGTGTCTATGGTTGATTTACCATCATCCAGTGAAGGTTAAGCATGCAAATTACCCTAGACATCCCCGACGACATTGCTCAACAGCTTCAACCCCTCCAGGGAGAATTGCCACAAATATTGGCTCTCGGCATACAACAACTAAACGCTAATCCCAACACAGGCTTGTCTGGACTTACTGAAGTTCTCGAATTTTTGGCCCAACTCCCCAGTCCTCAACAAATACTTGATCTACATCTTTCTCCCACCCTGCAGGCCGAGATCGAAACTCTTCTAGAGAAAAATCGCACCCAAGGTCTAGATCCTAAAGAGCAACGCCTTTAGCAACAATACGAATTTATGGAACATCTTGTGCGACTGGCAAAAACCCAAGCCCTACTGAAACTCCGGACTGATGAGTAAAAGCTATATTTCCCCATCCCTACGGCGTATTGTTGGCGATCGGGCTAACGATTGCTGTGAATATTGCCTCATCCCTGAAGCTCTATTGCTGTCTTCCCATCATGTTGATCATATCATTGCCGAAAAACATGGCGGCCACAGTACCCTTGAAAACCTAGCCCTTGCTGTGCCCTCTGTAACCTAGCCAAAAGCAGTGACATCGCTTCTATCGACCCCCATATAGGGGAAACCGTTAGACTCTACAATCCAAGAAAAGATATCTGGACAGACCACTTCACCCTTGAATCTGTAAGCGGACTCATTCAACCCAAAACGACGATTGGGCTAGCAACCGCCAACCTGTTCCGTATCAATTCGGTTAGAAAACCTTACTGTCCGCTAAATCTTGGCAAAAATAGGGTAAATATGACTCAAAAGAAGTGGACATTCCAGATTGAAACTTTTCATCGGCTATTTCCTTTCCTCCCGAAAATCACTAATTAATACCTAATAACCAAAATCAAGAATAGACCCGCTGGCGAGCCTTGCTTAATTTTTTGTTTGGGAAGTTTCGGAGATTATTTTAAGGATCAACCCAACGGTCATCGGCCTTGATCAGGTTGATTAATTCCTGTACTCCGTCGGCTTCCGGCACCCGTTTAATTTCCTCTCGACCACGGTAGAGAGCAATGTAACCAGCTTGTTTACCCACATAGCCATAGTCGGCATCGGCCATTTCCCCAGGACCGTTAACAATGCATCCCATGACGGCAATGTCCAACCCTGTGAGGTGCTTGGTGGCTTCCCGTACCTCGTGCAACACATCTTCTAAATTGAACAGGGTGCGCCCACAGGAAGGACAGGCCACATATTCCACCATGGTTTTTCGTAAACCCAAAGCCTGGAGAATGCTGTAACAAACGGGAATTTCTTTTTCGGGGGCTTCAGTGAGGGAAACTCGGATGGTGTCGCCAATGCCATCGGCTAACAGGGTAGCAATACCAGCGGTGGATTTAATCCGGCCATATTCCCCATCCCCAGCTTCGGTGACTCCCAAATGGAGGGGATAATCCATCCCCAATTCATCCATGCGCTTGACCATGAGACGATAGGCCGCCAACATCACCGGCACCCGGGAAGCTTTCATGGAAATGACCAGATTACGGAAATCTAAGGATTCACAAATTTTGATAAATTCTAGGGCCGATTGCACCATGCCCTCTGGAGTATCCCCATAGGTAAAGAGCATCCTCTCCGAAAGGGAACCATGATTAACGCCAATGCGCATGGATTTCCCCTGATCCCGTAGGGAAACCACTAGGGGCTCCAATGTTTCGCGAATTTTGTCACCAATGTCAGCAAATTCTTGGTCGCTGTAGCCTTCCCGTTGGGCATCGGGCTTTTCAAAAACGTATAAGCCTGGGTTAATACGCACCTTATCGACGTGTTTGGCCACTTCTAGGGCAATTTTCATGCCGTTGTGGTGTACGTCCGCCACCAGGGGCACTCTTTGATAGGTACTCTCGAGCTTTTGTTTAATATCTGCTAGGGCTTTGGCGTGGGCCATGCTGGGCACCGTTACCCGGACAATTTCACAACCAATTTCATGGAGGCGACGAATACCGGCCACGGAACCATCCACATCCAGGGTGTCTTCATTGATCATGGATTGCACCACCACGGGATGACCGCCGCCAATGGTAACTGGCCCCACGGGCACAGGACGGGTTTTGCGGCGATGGATGGTGGTGTCGAACTCGGGCTGGACAGGGGTCGGCAGGGAAACGGTTACCATGGGAAAGTTTAGTTTTTAGCAAAAAACTGTAGGCAACCTAAATTATCCCACAACCAATTACCCCAACAAGGCGCCGGAGGTGAAGGCTAGTCCTACCCCTGCTAGCAGAAAGCCAATAAATCTCAGATTGAGCAAGGCTTCTTGGTTTTCATACCAGCCCTTGGCCAAAGTGTAGGCTCCCATGGCGATCGCCAGTTGAGTGAGAGAAAAACCGAACAGGTAAGCCGCAATGGGATTCATTTGCGCCCCCACAATAGCTTCTCCGTAGGCATAACCATGGAACGCACCGGCTATGGCGGCTAAAACCATTACCACGGGGGATGATAGGGGACGACCGATCGCCAAGAGTAGGCCAAATAGGAGGACGGAACCGGCAATAACCAATTCTGGTTGGGGAAGATCGGTGCCAATTAAATGCAGCCCTGTGCCGGCGATCGCCGTGGTGATAAAAATGAGGGGCATCAGCCAACCATGGCGCAATCCAGCGGCAATGAGGCCCACGGCAATGACAAAGGCAAGATGGTCTAAGCCGATGACGGGGTGCCCTAATCCAGAAAGAAAACCTTCGAAGAAATTATCCGGCGTAGTCCCCCCAAAGGGATGATGCGCTATTATCCGGGGGGAAGTCAGTAAATTAGATAAACCTGTAACATTCACAATCTGTACCTCGCAGATTTGATTAAAAGAAGGGGTAATGGTTGGCGGGCATCCTGACTTAGGGCGACTGGGCCCATCACAGTTGCGGGACAGTATTGGCTTTGCACCAGCTTTTCCCCGTTACCTCCACTGGCTGTTATCCGCTGGAACCAACTGAACTCAGTTCCCAACCCTAGCACGGATTTTCCTCGCTTTTTTAGGATGATTTGATTGGTCTTTATAAACTAAAGAACGATATCCTACTCCACTAATTGGTGTCCTTGTCACGAAAATTCTACAAATTAGGGCGGTTAACCAACGGTTAAGGCGGCGATCACCTAGGATAGAAGTCATAGACCCCAATGGATATGAGCCTTGTGTCTGTGCAACCATGCCCAACCAAACCAAACTTTCCGGCCAAAATTTTCACCTTTGACCGGGGGTTGACCCTGATTCACCAGGACTTGCCCTCCGTTCCCGTGGCGGTGGTGGATGTGTGGGTGCGAGCCGGGGCGATCGCCGAGCCGGATGCTTGGCCTGGGGTAGCCCATTTATTAGAACACATGATTTTCAAGGGGACTAAACGGGTCCCACCGGGGGCCTTCGACCAGGTAATTGAATACAATGGGGGCATGGCCAACGCCGCCACTAGCCATGATTATGCCCATTTTTACCTCACCACTGCGGCGGATTATTTGCCCAGAACGTTGCCCTACCTAGCGGAAATTCTTTTGCAGGCAGAGGTGCCAGAAGAATGTCTCTTTTATGAGCGGGAAGTGGTGCTAGAGGAAATTCGTGGCAGTGAAGATGACCCTGATTGGCTTGGATTTCAAGCTCTCTGTCAACTACTCCATCCCCGCCATGCCTATGGCCGCTCCGTGCTGGGGGACGCCATTGCCGTACAAAACTATACTGCCAATCAGTTGCGTTGTTTCCACCGCACCCATTACCAGCCGGAAAATATTACTGTGGTGATGGTGGGGGATATCCGAGAGCAAGCGGCGATCGCCTACATTGAAGATGTTTTTGGCCATTTTTGCGTACGCTCAGAATGTCCCCCCACAACCCCATCGGCAAATCACCCAATCCAGACCGTTAAACGGGAAACCCTCCGCATACCAGAATTGGGGCCCAGTCGTTTGACCATGGGTTGGAATGGCCCAGGCATTGACCGCCTCCAGGACAATATTGGTTTGGATTTATTGGCCATGGTGTTGGCCGGTAGTCATTGCGCCCGGTTAGTGCAACGCCTACGGGAAGAACTGGGGCTGGTGTTTGACATCCAGAGTTGTTTTTCCCTGCAAAAAGAGGCCAGTTTATTCACCATCAATGCCTATCTGACCTCAGCCCAGGCAGAAACGGTGGAAAGGGAGATTTGTGCCGCTATCCAGGTTCTACAAACCACCCCCATTAGTGCTAGGGAATTGGCCAGGGCCCAACGTTTACTCTGTAATGAGTTTATTTTTTCCACCGAAACTCCTGCCCAACTAGCCGGCCTTTACGGTTATTACCAAACCTTGGCCACCGCTGAGTTGGCGATCGCCTATCCCCGGATCGTCGGTCAGTATCGGCCCGAGGCCCTACAAACCTTAGCCCAGCGTTACCTATCCACCGAGGCCTATGCCTTGGTACTCCTAGAAGCGGCCTAATCCTAGCCTTGGCAATCTATGCGCAATCATCAGTCCATCCATCGTCTCATTCTCGACAACGGCATCACCCTCATCTGTACAGAAAATCCCGCCGCAGACTTAGTGGCAGGAAGGATTTTTCTCAAGCAAGCAGGGGCCTGTTGGGACTCTCCCCAAAAAGTGGGGCTTTCCCATCTCATGGCCACAGTGATCACGAAGGGCACTAAAAGGCGCTCGGCTTTGGCCATTGCTGAATTTGTGGAATGCCTGGGGGCCCACCTCGGGGCTGATGCGGCCAGCGATTATTGGGCTTTGAGTTTAAAAACTGTCACCGCTGATTTTCCGGTCATCCTCAATTTAGCGGCGGAAATTTTGCGTTATCCCACCTTTGACGTGGGGGAAATTGAACTGGAAAAACGCCTAATTGTCCAGGCAATTCAGTCCCAGCGGGAACAACCCTTCAACGTCGCTTTCCACCAACTAC is a window of Synechocystis sp. PCC 7338 DNA encoding:
- the gyrB gene encoding DNA topoisomerase (ATP-hydrolyzing) subunit B, coding for MTTTNYGADQIQVLEGLEPVRKRPGMYIGSTGPKGLHHLVYEVVDNAIDEALAGYCTHIEIDINADGSVTVVDNGRGIPTDIHPTTGRSALETVLTVLHAGGKFGGGGYKVSGGLHGVGVSVVNALSEWVEVKVWRQGKEHFQRFERGNPIGILEAIPNEKHSTGTQVSFLPDTQIFKDGIEFDYHILASRLKELAYLNAGVRITFGDRRVDSLKEEQFYYEGGIREYVTYMTTDKTPLHDEIIYTSGEKNDVQVEVALQWCVDAYSDTLLGFANNIRTIDGGTHLEGLKAVLTRTLNSVARKRNKLKEGDSNLGGENIREGLTGVISVKVPDPEFEGQTKTKLGNTEVRGIVDTLVGEALTEFLEFNPGVADSIIEKAVQAFKAAEAARRARELVRRKSVLESSTLPGKLADCSSKDPSESEIFIVEGDSAGGSAKQGRDRRFQAILPLRGKILNIEKTDDAKIYKNTEIQALITALGLGIKGDDFDIASLRYHRVVIMTDADVDGAHIRTLLLTFFYRYQRDLVDQGYIYIACPPLYKLERGKNHFYCYSDRELQGQISQFPPNANYTIQRFKGLGEMMPQQLWDTTMNPESRTMKRVHIEDAAEADRIFTVLMGDRVAPRREFIETYGTKLDLTDLDI
- a CDS encoding pitrilysin family protein, producing the protein MDMSLVSVQPCPTKPNFPAKIFTFDRGLTLIHQDLPSVPVAVVDVWVRAGAIAEPDAWPGVAHLLEHMIFKGTKRVPPGAFDQVIEYNGGMANAATSHDYAHFYLTTAADYLPRTLPYLAEILLQAEVPEECLFYEREVVLEEIRGSEDDPDWLGFQALCQLLHPRHAYGRSVLGDAIAVQNYTANQLRCFHRTHYQPENITVVMVGDIREQAAIAYIEDVFGHFCVRSECPPTTPSANHPIQTVKRETLRIPELGPSRLTMGWNGPGIDRLQDNIGLDLLAMVLAGSHCARLVQRLREELGLVFDIQSCFSLQKEASLFTINAYLTSAQAETVEREICAAIQVLQTTPISARELARAQRLLCNEFIFSTETPAQLAGLYGYYQTLATAELAIAYPRIVGQYRPEALQTLAQRYLSTEAYALVLLEAA
- a CDS encoding HupE/UreJ family protein translates to MNVTGLSNLLTSPRIIAHHPFGGTTPDNFFEGFLSGLGHPVIGLDHLAFVIAVGLIAAGLRHGWLMPLIFITTAIAGTGLHLIGTDLPQPELVIAGSVLLFGLLLAIGRPLSSPVVMVLAAIAGAFHGYAYGEAIVGAQMNPIAAYLFGFSLTQLAIAMGAYTLAKGWYENQEALLNLRFIGFLLAGVGLAFTSGALLG
- a CDS encoding HNH endonuclease — encoded protein: MSKSYISPSLRRIVGDRANDCCEYCLIPEALLLSSHHVDHIIAEKHGGHSTLENLALAVPSVT
- the ispG gene encoding (E)-4-hydroxy-3-methylbut-2-enyl-diphosphate synthase, coding for MVTVSLPTPVQPEFDTTIHRRKTRPVPVGPVTIGGGHPVVVQSMINEDTLDVDGSVAGIRRLHEIGCEIVRVTVPSMAHAKALADIKQKLESTYQRVPLVADVHHNGMKIALEVAKHVDKVRINPGLYVFEKPDAQREGYSDQEFADIGDKIRETLEPLVVSLRDQGKSMRIGVNHGSLSERMLFTYGDTPEGMVQSALEFIKICESLDFRNLVISMKASRVPVMLAAYRLMVKRMDELGMDYPLHLGVTEAGDGEYGRIKSTAGIATLLADGIGDTIRVSLTEAPEKEIPVCYSILQALGLRKTMVEYVACPSCGRTLFNLEDVLHEVREATKHLTGLDIAVMGCIVNGPGEMADADYGYVGKQAGYIALYRGREEIKRVPEADGVQELINLIKADDRWVDP